From a single Miscanthus floridulus cultivar M001 chromosome 8, ASM1932011v1, whole genome shotgun sequence genomic region:
- the LOC136477001 gene encoding MYB-like transcription factor ODO1 isoform X1 encodes MGRQPCCDKQGVKRGPWTAEEDKKLISFILTHGRCCWRAVPKLAGLLRCGKSCRLRWTNYLHPDLKRGLLSTAEEQLIIDLHAKLGNRWSKIAAKLPGRTDNEIKNHWNTHIKKKLIKMGIDPATHQPLANSKAASSQSTVTDESAKSSDFREELSLKDDSHREVPLSIDSSELSSWPESGTNGCDQDPELLVNWLSETDLSMDEPWLNFMSSNDELGNVEGMLPWDGTTDWLLDYQDFGMCSSNSVGNSMFHASNGSNF; translated from the exons ATGGGGAGACAGCCATGCTGTGACAAGCAGGGGGTGAAGCGAGGGCCTTGGACAGCGGAGGAGGACAAGAAGCTCATTAGCTTCATCCTGACACATGGTCGATGCTGCTGGCGGGCAGTGCCTAAACTGGCAGGGCTGCTTCGTTGCGGCAAGAGTTGCCGTCTGCGGTGGACTAACTACCTCCACCCTGACCTCAAGCGTGGCCTTCTCAGCACTGCCGAGGAGCAGCTCATCATTGACCTCCATGCCAAGCTCGGAAATAG ATGGTCCAAGATTGCTGCCAAGTTACCTGGGAGAACAGACAATGAGATCAAGAACCACTGGAACACGCACATCAAGAAGAAGCTCATCAAGATGGGCATCGACCCGGCCACGCACCAGCCTCTAGCCAATTCCAAGGCAGCTTCCTCACAGTCCACAGTTACAGATGAATCTGCTAAATCCAGCGACTTCAGAGAGGAGCTGAGCTTGAAGGATGACAGCCATAGGGAGGTTCCGCTGTCCATTGATTCATCGGAGCTGTCCAGCTGGCCAGAGTCAGGCACCAACGGCTGTGATCAAGACCCTGAACTGCTGGTGAATTGGCTGTCAGAGACAGACCTGTCGATGGATGAGCCATGGCTGAATTTTATGAGCAGCAACGATGAACTTGGCAATGTCGAGGGGATGTTGCCATGGGATGGAACAACAGATTGGCTGCTGGACTACCAAGACTTTGGCATGTGCAGCTCGAACTCAGTCGGCAATTCAATGTTCCACGCCTCAAATGGATCAAACTTCTAA
- the LOC136477001 gene encoding MYB-like transcription factor ODO1 isoform X2, translated as MIHRSSASAVRSVRAQSFLPHVGRCLEYPQILKLSLAVISKQKWSKIAAKLPGRTDNEIKNHWNTHIKKKLIKMGIDPATHQPLANSKAASSQSTVTDESAKSSDFREELSLKDDSHREVPLSIDSSELSSWPESGTNGCDQDPELLVNWLSETDLSMDEPWLNFMSSNDELGNVEGMLPWDGTTDWLLDYQDFGMCSSNSVGNSMFHASNGSNF; from the exons ATGATCCATAGGAGTTCCGCTTCCGCAGTACGT AGCGTCAGAGCGCAGTCATTTCTTCCTCATGTCGGCAGATGTCTTGAATACCCACAGATTCTTAAGCTGTCCCTTGCTGTCATTTCTAAGCAAAA ATGGTCCAAGATTGCTGCCAAGTTACCTGGGAGAACAGACAATGAGATCAAGAACCACTGGAACACGCACATCAAGAAGAAGCTCATCAAGATGGGCATCGACCCGGCCACGCACCAGCCTCTAGCCAATTCCAAGGCAGCTTCCTCACAGTCCACAGTTACAGATGAATCTGCTAAATCCAGCGACTTCAGAGAGGAGCTGAGCTTGAAGGATGACAGCCATAGGGAGGTTCCGCTGTCCATTGATTCATCGGAGCTGTCCAGCTGGCCAGAGTCAGGCACCAACGGCTGTGATCAAGACCCTGAACTGCTGGTGAATTGGCTGTCAGAGACAGACCTGTCGATGGATGAGCCATGGCTGAATTTTATGAGCAGCAACGATGAACTTGGCAATGTCGAGGGGATGTTGCCATGGGATGGAACAACAGATTGGCTGCTGGACTACCAAGACTTTGGCATGTGCAGCTCGAACTCAGTCGGCAATTCAATGTTCCACGCCTCAAATGGATCAAACTTCTAA
- the LOC136477001 gene encoding MYB-like transcription factor ODO1 isoform X3: MADTSVRAQSFLPHVGRCLEYPQILKLSLAVISKQKWSKIAAKLPGRTDNEIKNHWNTHIKKKLIKMGIDPATHQPLANSKAASSQSTVTDESAKSSDFREELSLKDDSHREVPLSIDSSELSSWPESGTNGCDQDPELLVNWLSETDLSMDEPWLNFMSSNDELGNVEGMLPWDGTTDWLLDYQDFGMCSSNSVGNSMFHASNGSNF; the protein is encoded by the exons ATGGCCGACACG AGCGTCAGAGCGCAGTCATTTCTTCCTCATGTCGGCAGATGTCTTGAATACCCACAGATTCTTAAGCTGTCCCTTGCTGTCATTTCTAAGCAAAA ATGGTCCAAGATTGCTGCCAAGTTACCTGGGAGAACAGACAATGAGATCAAGAACCACTGGAACACGCACATCAAGAAGAAGCTCATCAAGATGGGCATCGACCCGGCCACGCACCAGCCTCTAGCCAATTCCAAGGCAGCTTCCTCACAGTCCACAGTTACAGATGAATCTGCTAAATCCAGCGACTTCAGAGAGGAGCTGAGCTTGAAGGATGACAGCCATAGGGAGGTTCCGCTGTCCATTGATTCATCGGAGCTGTCCAGCTGGCCAGAGTCAGGCACCAACGGCTGTGATCAAGACCCTGAACTGCTGGTGAATTGGCTGTCAGAGACAGACCTGTCGATGGATGAGCCATGGCTGAATTTTATGAGCAGCAACGATGAACTTGGCAATGTCGAGGGGATGTTGCCATGGGATGGAACAACAGATTGGCTGCTGGACTACCAAGACTTTGGCATGTGCAGCTCGAACTCAGTCGGCAATTCAATGTTCCACGCCTCAAATGGATCAAACTTCTAA